ACCCAGGTTATCGAACTCCTCAAGCCCCAGGCGATGTTCTCGAAGGGCATCAGCGGCGCCGGTCGCTGGGCTGTGCGCTATTCGGATTTCGGCCATCCGGGCTTCTGTGCGGTGCTGGAAGGCCAGTGCCGCCTCGCGGTCGCGGACGCTGCCCCGATCCTGCTCAACGCGGGGGATTTCGTGCTGCTGCCGGCCACACCCGCCTTCACGATGTCGGGGCTCGAGCCTGCCATGCCAAAACGGCTCGACCCGAACCTGTCGCCCTCGCCCGGCGAAGAAGTCCGCCATGGCCGGCAGGACGGCCCGCCGGACGTGCGTATGCAGGGCGGCTATTTCATGTTCGGCTCGCCTGACGCCGCGCTGCTGGTCTCCCTGCTGCCGTCAGTCATCCATATCCACGGCGACGCAAGGCTCACGGCGCTAGTCAGCCTGTTCGGCGAGGAAGCAGCCGCCACGCGGGCCGGGCGCGAACTTGTCCTTACCCGGCTCGTCGAAGTGCTGCTGGTGGAAGCGCTGCGCGCCGCCGATGTTGCCAGCGCGCCGCCAGGACTTCTGCGCGGCCTCGCGGACGCCCGCGTGGCCGGCGCCCTGCGCCAGATTCATGGCGCGCCGGAGCGGTCCTGGACGGCGGAGGAACTGTGCCGCACCGCCGGACTCTCCCGCTCCGCCTTTTTCGATCGCTTTTCCCGTGCGGTAGGTCTGCGGCCGATGGAATACCTGCTTGCCTGGCGGATGGCCCTGGCAAAGGATCTGCTGCGGCGCGGCGCCCTGTCGCTCGACGAAGTAGCCCGGCGCGTCGGATATGGTTCGGCCAGTACTTTCAGCACCGCATTCAGCCGGCATGTCGGCCAGCCGCCCGGCCGCTTCGCCCGTTCGCCTGCCCC
The genomic region above belongs to Acidobacteriota bacterium and contains:
- a CDS encoding AraC family transcriptional regulator, whose product is MADPLTQVIELLKPQAMFSKGISGAGRWAVRYSDFGHPGFCAVLEGQCRLAVADAAPILLNAGDFVLLPATPAFTMSGLEPAMPKRLDPNLSPSPGEEVRHGRQDGPPDVRMQGGYFMFGSPDAALLVSLLPSVIHIHGDARLTALVSLFGEEAAATRAGRELVLTRLVEVLLVEALRAADVASAPPGLLRGLADARVAGALRQIHGAPERSWTAEELCRTAGLSRSAFFDRFSRAVGLRPMEYLLAWRMALAKDLLRRGALSLDEVARRVGYGSASTFSTAFSRHVGQPPGRFARSPAPAA